Proteins encoded together in one Centropristis striata isolate RG_2023a ecotype Rhode Island chromosome 6, C.striata_1.0, whole genome shotgun sequence window:
- the dyrk4 gene encoding dual specificity tyrosine-phosphorylation-regulated kinase 4 isoform X3: protein MLPEINNKTSRPEAFPHPHRLPTEGIRLGTNRPCPQKFGPGVGILPQLEPPVVQVVVSNAKNQHQQSDHILPQIANKGGQNNYQTHTDERPKPTQQFSMRFGAAMDKVSVSRNSKIFNNKLEKEKAYEGQRLPMSPLEALKNFQDRMTEFEQEEIMDYAEIWFLGLGSQKIEGSQGTPQNSGYDDEHGSYVRVLHDHIGYRFEVLEVIGKGSFGQVLKCLDHKNNELVAIKMIRNKKRFHHQALVELKILDVIKRKDKDNLHNVIHMKEYFYFRNHLCISFELLGVNLYELIKKNNFQGFSLALIRRFTHALLRCLQMLHREKIIHCDLKPENILLSQRGPGNIKVVDFGSSCYEQQRVYTYIQSRFYRSPEVILGHPYSMAIDMWSLGCILAELYTGYPLFPGESEVEQIACIMEVLGMPPNDFVQSASRRRLFFDSKGNPRNITNSKGKKRRPNSKDLSAALKTNDALFLDFIKRCLTWDPTKRMTPDEGLQHDWILEGNFNKVRPRTRPTVKKASESSSCKPAEKVISESSTTDKLKRDSSAPGTKMAPAERLRPIGASAEEEVCENGGKLSADTKQQEGGGERPVHIIIKPQEEMGTERKESQEEPSQCLPPIM, encoded by the exons ATGTTGCCAGAAATAAATAACAAG ACGTCACGACCAGAGGCCTTTCCTCACCCTCACAGACTCCCAACAGAAGGCATCCGTCTTGGAACAAACCGACCCTGCCCACAG AAGTTTGGACCTGGTGTAGGTATCCTGCCTCAGCTTGAGCCACCGGTGGTCCAGGTGGTGGTCAGCAATGCCAAAAACCAACACCAGCAGTCGGACCACATCCTTCCCCAAATCGCCAACAAAGGGGGCCAAAACAACTATCAGACCCATACG GATGAGAGGCCGAAGCCCACCCAACAGTTCAGCATGCGGTTTGGCGCAGCGATGGATAAAGTGTCTGTCTCCCGCAACAGCAAGATTTTCAACAACAAACTGGAGAAGGAAAAGGCATATGAAGGACAAAGATTACCCATGTCCCCATTAG AGGCACTGAAGAACTTCCAGGACCGCATGACAGAGTTTGAGCAGGAGGAAATCATGGACTATGCTGAGATTTGGTTCCTCGGTCTAGGCTCTCAGAAGATCGAGGGTTCCCAAGGCACGCCGCAGAACTCTGGATATGATGACGAGCATGGAAGCTACGTCAGG GTGCTGCATGATCATATTGGCTACCGGTTTGAAGTGCTTGAAGTGATTGGGAAAGGCTCCTTTGGGCAGGTCCTCAAATGTCTGGACCACAAGAACAATGAGCTCGTAGCCATTAAGATGATACGCAATAAGAAAAG GTTTCATCACCAAGCTCTGGTGGAGCTGAAGATCCTGGATGTGATAAAGAGGAAAGACAAAGACAACCTCCATAACGTCATCCACATgaaggagtacttttacttcagaaatCACCTCTGCATCTCCTTTGAGCTCCTCGG GGTGAACTTGTACGAGCtcatcaaaaaaaacaacttccagGGCTTCAGTCTCGCTCTCATCCGTCGCTTCACTCACGCTCTCCTCAGGTGCCTGCAGATGCTGCACAGGGAGAAGATAATCCACTGTGACCTCAAACCG GAGAACATCCTTCTGTCTCAAAGAGGGCCGGGGAACATCAAGGTGGTTGACTTTGGATCAAGCTGCTACGAACAACAACGAG TGTACACCTACATCCAGAGTCGCTTCTACCGCTCTCCAGAGGTCATCCTGGGTCACCCCTACAGCATGGCTATCGACATGTGGAGCCTGGGCTGCATCCTTGCTGAACTCTACACAGGCTATCCTCTCTTTCCAGGAGAGAGTGAAGTGGAGCAGATAGCCTGCATAATGGAG GTTCTTGGGATGCCTCCGAATGATTTTGTCCAGTCAGCATCAAGGAGGAGGTTGTTCTTTG ACTCAAAAGGAAACCCGAGGAACATCACCAACAGCAAGGGGAAGAAGAGGCGACCGAACTCCAAAGACCTGTCAGCTGCACTGAAAACTAACGACGCTTTGTTCTTAGACTTCATCAAACGCTGCCTCAC ttgggATCCAACCAAACGTATGACTCCAGATGAAGGGTTACAGCACGACTGGATCCTGGAGGGAAATTTCAACAAAGTCCGGCCAAGAACCAGACCAACAGTGAAGAAAGCCTCAGAGAGTTCGAGCTGCAAGCCTG CAGAGAAGGTCATCTCAGAGAGCAGTACGACTGACAAGCTGAAGAGGGATAGTTCAGCACCAGGAACAAAGATGGCCCCCGCTGAGCGTCTGCGGCCCATCGGGGCCTCCGCTGAAGAGGAGGTGTGTGAGAATGGGGGCAAGCTCTCCGCAGATACCAAGCAGCAagaaggaggtggagagaggcccgttcacatcatcatcaaaccTCAAGAGGAAATGGgcacagagaggaaagagagccAGGAGGAGCCGTCTCAGTGTCTGCCCCCTATCATGTAA
- the dyrk4 gene encoding dual specificity tyrosine-phosphorylation-regulated kinase 4 isoform X1, whose amino-acid sequence MSAPNKSSEKRIGPKTKLEKLLKERKGTFPLLIKTSRPEAFPHPHRLPTEGIRLGTNRPCPQKFGPGVGILPQLEPPVVQVVVSNAKNQHQQSDHILPQIANKGGQNNYQTHTDERPKPTQQFSMRFGAAMDKVSVSRNSKIFNNKLEKEKAYEGQRLPMSPLEALKNFQDRMTEFEQEEIMDYAEIWFLGLGSQKIEGSQGTPQNSGYDDEHGSYVRVLHDHIGYRFEVLEVIGKGSFGQVLKCLDHKNNELVAIKMIRNKKRFHHQALVELKILDVIKRKDKDNLHNVIHMKEYFYFRNHLCISFELLGVNLYELIKKNNFQGFSLALIRRFTHALLRCLQMLHREKIIHCDLKPENILLSQRGPGNIKVVDFGSSCYEQQRVYTYIQSRFYRSPEVILGHPYSMAIDMWSLGCILAELYTGYPLFPGESEVEQIACIMEVLGMPPNDFVQSASRRRLFFDSKGNPRNITNSKGKKRRPNSKDLSAALKTNDALFLDFIKRCLTWDPTKRMTPDEGLQHDWILEGNFNKVRPRTRPTVKKASESSSCKPAEKVISESSTTDKLKRDSSAPGTKMAPAERLRPIGASAEEEVCENGGKLSADTKQQEGGGERPVHIIIKPQEEMGTERKESQEEPSQCLPPIM is encoded by the exons ACGTCACGACCAGAGGCCTTTCCTCACCCTCACAGACTCCCAACAGAAGGCATCCGTCTTGGAACAAACCGACCCTGCCCACAG AAGTTTGGACCTGGTGTAGGTATCCTGCCTCAGCTTGAGCCACCGGTGGTCCAGGTGGTGGTCAGCAATGCCAAAAACCAACACCAGCAGTCGGACCACATCCTTCCCCAAATCGCCAACAAAGGGGGCCAAAACAACTATCAGACCCATACG GATGAGAGGCCGAAGCCCACCCAACAGTTCAGCATGCGGTTTGGCGCAGCGATGGATAAAGTGTCTGTCTCCCGCAACAGCAAGATTTTCAACAACAAACTGGAGAAGGAAAAGGCATATGAAGGACAAAGATTACCCATGTCCCCATTAG AGGCACTGAAGAACTTCCAGGACCGCATGACAGAGTTTGAGCAGGAGGAAATCATGGACTATGCTGAGATTTGGTTCCTCGGTCTAGGCTCTCAGAAGATCGAGGGTTCCCAAGGCACGCCGCAGAACTCTGGATATGATGACGAGCATGGAAGCTACGTCAGG GTGCTGCATGATCATATTGGCTACCGGTTTGAAGTGCTTGAAGTGATTGGGAAAGGCTCCTTTGGGCAGGTCCTCAAATGTCTGGACCACAAGAACAATGAGCTCGTAGCCATTAAGATGATACGCAATAAGAAAAG GTTTCATCACCAAGCTCTGGTGGAGCTGAAGATCCTGGATGTGATAAAGAGGAAAGACAAAGACAACCTCCATAACGTCATCCACATgaaggagtacttttacttcagaaatCACCTCTGCATCTCCTTTGAGCTCCTCGG GGTGAACTTGTACGAGCtcatcaaaaaaaacaacttccagGGCTTCAGTCTCGCTCTCATCCGTCGCTTCACTCACGCTCTCCTCAGGTGCCTGCAGATGCTGCACAGGGAGAAGATAATCCACTGTGACCTCAAACCG GAGAACATCCTTCTGTCTCAAAGAGGGCCGGGGAACATCAAGGTGGTTGACTTTGGATCAAGCTGCTACGAACAACAACGAG TGTACACCTACATCCAGAGTCGCTTCTACCGCTCTCCAGAGGTCATCCTGGGTCACCCCTACAGCATGGCTATCGACATGTGGAGCCTGGGCTGCATCCTTGCTGAACTCTACACAGGCTATCCTCTCTTTCCAGGAGAGAGTGAAGTGGAGCAGATAGCCTGCATAATGGAG GTTCTTGGGATGCCTCCGAATGATTTTGTCCAGTCAGCATCAAGGAGGAGGTTGTTCTTTG ACTCAAAAGGAAACCCGAGGAACATCACCAACAGCAAGGGGAAGAAGAGGCGACCGAACTCCAAAGACCTGTCAGCTGCACTGAAAACTAACGACGCTTTGTTCTTAGACTTCATCAAACGCTGCCTCAC ttgggATCCAACCAAACGTATGACTCCAGATGAAGGGTTACAGCACGACTGGATCCTGGAGGGAAATTTCAACAAAGTCCGGCCAAGAACCAGACCAACAGTGAAGAAAGCCTCAGAGAGTTCGAGCTGCAAGCCTG CAGAGAAGGTCATCTCAGAGAGCAGTACGACTGACAAGCTGAAGAGGGATAGTTCAGCACCAGGAACAAAGATGGCCCCCGCTGAGCGTCTGCGGCCCATCGGGGCCTCCGCTGAAGAGGAGGTGTGTGAGAATGGGGGCAAGCTCTCCGCAGATACCAAGCAGCAagaaggaggtggagagaggcccgttcacatcatcatcaaaccTCAAGAGGAAATGGgcacagagaggaaagagagccAGGAGGAGCCGTCTCAGTGTCTGCCCCCTATCATGTAA
- the dyrk4 gene encoding dual specificity tyrosine-phosphorylation-regulated kinase 4 isoform X2, whose protein sequence is MWGDGTSSACCCFSVLQGCCWGRNRRVQPETSRPEAFPHPHRLPTEGIRLGTNRPCPQKFGPGVGILPQLEPPVVQVVVSNAKNQHQQSDHILPQIANKGGQNNYQTHTDERPKPTQQFSMRFGAAMDKVSVSRNSKIFNNKLEKEKAYEGQRLPMSPLEALKNFQDRMTEFEQEEIMDYAEIWFLGLGSQKIEGSQGTPQNSGYDDEHGSYVRVLHDHIGYRFEVLEVIGKGSFGQVLKCLDHKNNELVAIKMIRNKKRFHHQALVELKILDVIKRKDKDNLHNVIHMKEYFYFRNHLCISFELLGVNLYELIKKNNFQGFSLALIRRFTHALLRCLQMLHREKIIHCDLKPENILLSQRGPGNIKVVDFGSSCYEQQRVYTYIQSRFYRSPEVILGHPYSMAIDMWSLGCILAELYTGYPLFPGESEVEQIACIMEVLGMPPNDFVQSASRRRLFFDSKGNPRNITNSKGKKRRPNSKDLSAALKTNDALFLDFIKRCLTWDPTKRMTPDEGLQHDWILEGNFNKVRPRTRPTVKKASESSSCKPAEKVISESSTTDKLKRDSSAPGTKMAPAERLRPIGASAEEEVCENGGKLSADTKQQEGGGERPVHIIIKPQEEMGTERKESQEEPSQCLPPIM, encoded by the exons ATGTGGGGAGACGGGACCTCGTCTGCCTGCTGTTGTTTTAGCGTCCTGCAGGGCTGCTGCTGGGGCAGGAACAGGAGGGTCCAACCTGAG ACGTCACGACCAGAGGCCTTTCCTCACCCTCACAGACTCCCAACAGAAGGCATCCGTCTTGGAACAAACCGACCCTGCCCACAG AAGTTTGGACCTGGTGTAGGTATCCTGCCTCAGCTTGAGCCACCGGTGGTCCAGGTGGTGGTCAGCAATGCCAAAAACCAACACCAGCAGTCGGACCACATCCTTCCCCAAATCGCCAACAAAGGGGGCCAAAACAACTATCAGACCCATACG GATGAGAGGCCGAAGCCCACCCAACAGTTCAGCATGCGGTTTGGCGCAGCGATGGATAAAGTGTCTGTCTCCCGCAACAGCAAGATTTTCAACAACAAACTGGAGAAGGAAAAGGCATATGAAGGACAAAGATTACCCATGTCCCCATTAG AGGCACTGAAGAACTTCCAGGACCGCATGACAGAGTTTGAGCAGGAGGAAATCATGGACTATGCTGAGATTTGGTTCCTCGGTCTAGGCTCTCAGAAGATCGAGGGTTCCCAAGGCACGCCGCAGAACTCTGGATATGATGACGAGCATGGAAGCTACGTCAGG GTGCTGCATGATCATATTGGCTACCGGTTTGAAGTGCTTGAAGTGATTGGGAAAGGCTCCTTTGGGCAGGTCCTCAAATGTCTGGACCACAAGAACAATGAGCTCGTAGCCATTAAGATGATACGCAATAAGAAAAG GTTTCATCACCAAGCTCTGGTGGAGCTGAAGATCCTGGATGTGATAAAGAGGAAAGACAAAGACAACCTCCATAACGTCATCCACATgaaggagtacttttacttcagaaatCACCTCTGCATCTCCTTTGAGCTCCTCGG GGTGAACTTGTACGAGCtcatcaaaaaaaacaacttccagGGCTTCAGTCTCGCTCTCATCCGTCGCTTCACTCACGCTCTCCTCAGGTGCCTGCAGATGCTGCACAGGGAGAAGATAATCCACTGTGACCTCAAACCG GAGAACATCCTTCTGTCTCAAAGAGGGCCGGGGAACATCAAGGTGGTTGACTTTGGATCAAGCTGCTACGAACAACAACGAG TGTACACCTACATCCAGAGTCGCTTCTACCGCTCTCCAGAGGTCATCCTGGGTCACCCCTACAGCATGGCTATCGACATGTGGAGCCTGGGCTGCATCCTTGCTGAACTCTACACAGGCTATCCTCTCTTTCCAGGAGAGAGTGAAGTGGAGCAGATAGCCTGCATAATGGAG GTTCTTGGGATGCCTCCGAATGATTTTGTCCAGTCAGCATCAAGGAGGAGGTTGTTCTTTG ACTCAAAAGGAAACCCGAGGAACATCACCAACAGCAAGGGGAAGAAGAGGCGACCGAACTCCAAAGACCTGTCAGCTGCACTGAAAACTAACGACGCTTTGTTCTTAGACTTCATCAAACGCTGCCTCAC ttgggATCCAACCAAACGTATGACTCCAGATGAAGGGTTACAGCACGACTGGATCCTGGAGGGAAATTTCAACAAAGTCCGGCCAAGAACCAGACCAACAGTGAAGAAAGCCTCAGAGAGTTCGAGCTGCAAGCCTG CAGAGAAGGTCATCTCAGAGAGCAGTACGACTGACAAGCTGAAGAGGGATAGTTCAGCACCAGGAACAAAGATGGCCCCCGCTGAGCGTCTGCGGCCCATCGGGGCCTCCGCTGAAGAGGAGGTGTGTGAGAATGGGGGCAAGCTCTCCGCAGATACCAAGCAGCAagaaggaggtggagagaggcccgttcacatcatcatcaaaccTCAAGAGGAAATGGgcacagagaggaaagagagccAGGAGGAGCCGTCTCAGTGTCTGCCCCCTATCATGTAA